Proteins co-encoded in one Schaalia radingae genomic window:
- a CDS encoding MoaD/ThiS family protein, whose amino-acid sequence MTRAHVTYFAGAAEAAGTRTETVDVPQSIDAAELRACLAVGKSVHFADLVGVCALIIDGQTISEAERCQLGDNIQIEVLPPFAGG is encoded by the coding sequence ATGACTCGAGCTCACGTCACGTATTTCGCTGGTGCAGCAGAAGCAGCTGGCACGCGCACCGAAACCGTTGACGTGCCGCAGTCAATAGACGCGGCCGAATTGCGGGCCTGCTTAGCCGTAGGAAAGTCAGTGCATTTTGCAGACCTCGTCGGGGTGTGTGCTCTGATTATCGACGGTCAGACCATCAGCGAGGCGGAGCGTTGTCAGCTCGGAGACAACATTCAGATCGAAGTGCTGCCACCATTTGCCGGCGGATAA
- the mobA gene encoding molybdenum cofactor guanylyltransferase, with translation MSMHHLAGVLVLAGGTAARMGGVSKPDVMVAGKRLLDHALAEISRTAPRARIVVVAPPEVSVPPSVIRILEDPPFGGPLAGYAAGFHALTIDEGALVAFMTCDAPLSARLFPALLEAFEAESCDGAVPVQHTPEGDILQLTQGIYRSEFLQDVMRDHVRNKSLRRAFSDAHLVGVPDQSQCGFDVDTWEEVATLEEYLLSDDGREARSDL, from the coding sequence ATGAGCATGCATCATCTTGCAGGCGTTCTCGTGCTGGCAGGCGGAACCGCAGCCCGCATGGGTGGAGTGTCCAAACCGGACGTGATGGTCGCGGGAAAGAGGCTTCTCGATCATGCGCTTGCCGAAATCAGCCGCACCGCCCCTCGCGCACGCATCGTCGTCGTGGCGCCCCCCGAAGTGTCAGTGCCGCCCAGCGTCATTCGCATACTCGAGGATCCGCCTTTTGGCGGGCCGCTGGCCGGTTATGCTGCGGGATTCCATGCGCTCACGATTGACGAGGGCGCCCTCGTGGCATTCATGACGTGTGATGCACCACTGTCGGCGCGATTATTCCCGGCGCTGCTAGAAGCGTTCGAAGCAGAATCATGCGACGGTGCAGTACCGGTTCAGCACACGCCAGAAGGCGACATTCTGCAACTCACCCAGGGAATCTATCGATCCGAATTCCTGCAAGATGTCATGCGCGATCACGTGCGCAACAAGTCCTTGCGGCGAGCGTTTTCAGATGCGCATCTTGTCGGCGTACCGGATCAGTCGCAATGCGGGTTTGACGTGGACACGTGGGAAGAAGTCGCAACGCTCGAAGAATACCTGCTTTCCGATGACGGGCGGGAGGCGCGGTCTGATCTTTGA
- the moaA gene encoding GTP 3',8-cyclase MoaA, translating into MSIALNMPLMQARLDPAKRPDVPVLLDQFGRVAKDLRISVTDRCNLRCQYCMPAEGVEFSSPDRILTDDEIKRMIHIGVQQCGIEKIRFTGGEPLMRRSLEELVSYAASLCTWKGTRPDLSMTTNGLGLTHRAEALARAGLQRVNISMDSATRQGYRMMTRRDRFDDAVQGAAAAAQAGLRPVKLNALLMPGVNEDQAPELLRHALRNGYELRFIEFMPLGPRGSWKCEDMITRDDILDTLRPHFDLAHRPDRERGASPAEEWDVMSGADHPGGRFGIIASVTRPFCGECDRTRLTADGNIRTCLFARSETDVRTMMRTGATDEDIAQTWRLAMWGKQPGHGINDPDFLKPRRPMSAIGG; encoded by the coding sequence TTGAGCATCGCATTGAATATGCCACTGATGCAGGCACGTCTTGATCCGGCAAAGCGCCCGGATGTTCCCGTGTTACTCGATCAGTTTGGGCGAGTCGCCAAAGATCTACGCATCTCGGTAACTGACAGGTGTAATTTGCGATGCCAGTACTGCATGCCTGCAGAAGGTGTGGAGTTTTCTTCCCCTGACCGAATCCTCACAGATGATGAAATCAAACGGATGATCCATATTGGCGTTCAGCAGTGCGGAATAGAAAAAATACGCTTCACCGGCGGCGAGCCGTTGATGCGCCGCAGCCTGGAAGAACTTGTGTCATACGCGGCGAGTTTGTGTACCTGGAAAGGGACGCGGCCAGATCTATCCATGACGACCAATGGTCTGGGCCTAACGCACCGAGCTGAAGCTCTGGCGCGCGCCGGCCTTCAGCGAGTCAACATTTCAATGGATTCGGCGACTCGCCAGGGCTATCGCATGATGACCCGACGGGACCGATTCGATGATGCGGTTCAGGGAGCTGCTGCGGCTGCCCAGGCCGGCCTTCGTCCAGTCAAGTTGAACGCGCTGCTGATGCCGGGTGTGAACGAGGATCAGGCGCCAGAGCTGCTTCGGCACGCGCTGCGTAACGGATACGAACTGCGTTTTATCGAATTCATGCCACTTGGACCGCGTGGATCGTGGAAGTGCGAAGATATGATCACTCGCGACGACATTCTGGACACATTGCGCCCACACTTTGATTTGGCTCATCGGCCCGATCGGGAACGAGGAGCCTCCCCGGCAGAAGAGTGGGATGTGATGTCAGGTGCCGATCACCCAGGCGGCAGATTCGGCATCATTGCGTCAGTGACACGACCTTTCTGTGGCGAATGTGACCGCACACGCCTGACCGCAGATGGGAATATCCGAACCTGTCTTTTTGCCCGCTCAGAAACTGATGTGCGCACGATGATGCGCACAGGCGCCACCGACGAGGACATCGCGCAGACGTGGCGACTTGCCATGTGGGGTAAACAACCGGGTCACGGGATCAATGACCCAGACTTCTTGAAACCGCGCCGCCCCATGAGCGCGATCGGAGGATAA
- a CDS encoding HesA/MoeB/ThiF family protein, whose product MITPLGRAGTALTDEQRERYARPMLLDGMGEEGQRRLLGTSVLVIGAGGLGSPVLMYLAGAGIGHIGIVDSDVLDTSNLHRQVIHSMSELGQAKTDSAARRIADLNPDVDVTCYHLRLTAENVDDLFESFDIIVDATDNFATRYLIDAAATRLGKPEVWGSVLGAAGQVSTFWSGPAARTAGVPVEVRLTDLYACAPREDVVPEGASSPVIGPITGMVGSLMVGEVTKLAAGYGQLLLGRVAFIDTAAGQLRDMTFKRRTSTRISGHPE is encoded by the coding sequence ATGATCACACCGCTTGGACGAGCCGGCACGGCACTGACCGACGAACAACGCGAACGCTATGCGCGCCCGATGTTGCTCGACGGCATGGGAGAAGAAGGCCAGCGCCGACTGCTGGGCACGTCGGTTTTGGTGATCGGGGCCGGAGGGCTCGGCTCGCCGGTGCTGATGTATCTGGCAGGTGCCGGCATTGGTCACATCGGCATCGTGGATTCCGATGTACTGGATACGTCGAATCTGCATCGCCAGGTCATTCACTCCATGAGCGAGCTCGGACAAGCGAAAACAGACAGTGCAGCGCGACGGATCGCTGATCTCAATCCGGACGTGGACGTGACGTGTTACCACCTGCGCCTGACGGCTGAAAATGTTGATGACCTGTTCGAGTCATTCGACATCATTGTTGACGCCACGGACAATTTCGCCACCCGTTACCTCATCGACGCGGCGGCCACACGCTTGGGTAAACCTGAAGTGTGGGGATCCGTGCTGGGAGCTGCCGGGCAAGTCTCAACCTTCTGGAGCGGTCCTGCTGCGCGTACAGCGGGCGTACCCGTCGAGGTTCGCCTCACTGACCTGTATGCGTGCGCGCCGCGAGAAGACGTGGTCCCAGAGGGAGCGAGCTCGCCTGTCATCGGTCCGATCACCGGGATGGTCGGATCCCTTATGGTAGGAGAGGTGACTAAACTTGCCGCCGGATACGGGCAGCTCCTGCTGGGACGTGTCGCGTTCATCGACACAGCTGCGGGGCAACTACGGGACATGACATTTAAGCGGCGGACTTCAACGCGCATCTCCGGTCACCCGGAGTAA
- a CDS encoding carbohydrate ABC transporter permease: protein MSTTQTANKIGMNDLSQTSSTRRSPRLVKSSENSKARSLTLGNSAAAQISAFAALAIAALAWAIPILFALQMSFKKETDASAAPLQFWPSQGWTFENYIAVFKAGDIPLWLWNSFIVSAAVTLITLLVSVPAAYVFSRHDFPGRKIFFALTVAAIMVPPQILIVPLFEQMRFMRLSDTLAGVALPQVVAPLMVIVMKNFFDQLPVELEEAARLDGASNFKILTSVVLPLSRSIVVAVAIFVFIGCWNNFLWPFIITNSPDLMTIPVGLGTVKNAYGVQYAQGMASAVIGALPLVIVFMIFQRQIVKGFATTGMGGQ, encoded by the coding sequence ATGAGCACTACCCAAACTGCTAACAAAATTGGTATGAACGATTTATCTCAGACGTCATCGACGCGTCGTTCTCCCCGCTTGGTTAAGTCTTCTGAAAACTCTAAGGCGCGTTCCTTAACACTGGGAAATTCTGCGGCAGCGCAAATTTCTGCTTTTGCAGCACTAGCAATTGCCGCTTTGGCATGGGCCATACCAATTCTTTTTGCGCTTCAGATGTCTTTCAAAAAGGAAACCGATGCCTCTGCGGCACCCCTTCAGTTCTGGCCTTCGCAAGGATGGACTTTTGAAAACTACATAGCGGTGTTTAAAGCAGGTGATATTCCATTATGGTTGTGGAATTCCTTCATCGTTTCTGCAGCCGTCACCCTCATTACGCTTCTTGTTTCTGTTCCAGCAGCGTACGTGTTTTCTCGTCATGACTTTCCGGGTAGAAAGATATTCTTCGCGTTGACAGTTGCTGCGATCATGGTTCCGCCACAGATCCTCATTGTTCCGCTATTCGAACAGATGAGGTTTATGCGACTGTCAGACACCTTGGCAGGTGTTGCGTTGCCACAAGTGGTGGCACCGTTAATGGTTATCGTGATGAAGAACTTCTTCGATCAGCTGCCCGTAGAGCTAGAGGAAGCTGCCCGTCTAGATGGTGCCTCGAACTTCAAGATTCTCACTTCTGTGGTTCTTCCGCTATCTCGCTCGATTGTTGTAGCCGTGGCCATCTTTGTTTTTATTGGATGCTGGAACAATTTCCTTTGGCCATTTATCATTACGAACTCGCCTGACCTCATGACGATCCCCGTTGGTCTGGGTACTGTCAAGAACGCCTATGGCGTGCAATACGCTCAGGGGATGGCTAGTGCTGTCATAGGCGCCTTGCCTCTTGTCATCGTATTTATGATTTTCCAACGTCAGATTGTCAAAGGATTCGCAACAACAGGAATGGGCGGGCAATAG
- a CDS encoding ABC transporter substrate-binding protein: MDDQDNMLSSSGISRRSFIKGSALGLFGLGLSALGLTSGLSGCSSSASQKVTVSVWDLFSGADGANTRAMIESIVQEHPGLFVAPTTLSWGNPYYTKLAMASASGAPPSTAIMHVSRMPGFAPGGLIEPWDMKLFQEFDVGPEYFTDALFGAGTYEGKQFAIPLDTHPFITFYDQDVADKAGVLGSDGRLKVDSAEAFYEVGVKLGEVIGGPGVAFGFQLDTAQAWRLFWGLYNQTGGGYDFSAGQRAQLDIDKAAQVVEAVHMWMDGKCMAKDQDYGGALSAFNGGRNALIFSGVWELNGFIENVPALAASPTPTMFGQPANYADSHTYVLPTNRRMTDDLRQKTYEFVAAMLKLGDRWGKAGHIPGYLPSQEKPDYQKLELQNQYADAAQTVIFDPPVWYAGAGTDFQNRMCQHLIEGFRGTTEPKRVIEQMLETASSIAQQPNPTE; this comes from the coding sequence GTGGATGATCAGGACAATATGCTTTCTAGCAGTGGAATCTCACGGCGCTCTTTTATAAAGGGTTCCGCTTTAGGCTTGTTCGGTTTGGGTCTTAGTGCACTCGGCTTAACATCCGGTCTTTCTGGTTGCTCGTCTTCAGCATCGCAGAAAGTAACGGTGAGCGTGTGGGACTTGTTCAGCGGAGCGGATGGCGCGAATACGCGCGCGATGATCGAGTCAATCGTCCAAGAACATCCTGGCCTATTCGTTGCTCCCACTACTCTCAGCTGGGGAAACCCTTATTACACCAAGTTGGCGATGGCATCGGCTTCTGGCGCACCACCTAGCACTGCGATCATGCACGTTTCGCGCATGCCTGGTTTCGCACCTGGAGGCCTTATTGAGCCGTGGGACATGAAGCTGTTTCAAGAATTTGACGTAGGTCCGGAGTACTTTACTGATGCGCTATTTGGCGCAGGAACATACGAAGGCAAGCAGTTCGCTATTCCTCTCGACACCCATCCTTTTATTACTTTCTACGACCAGGATGTCGCAGACAAGGCCGGTGTGCTCGGCTCCGATGGACGACTCAAGGTCGATTCAGCCGAGGCCTTTTATGAAGTCGGCGTCAAACTGGGTGAGGTTATCGGTGGCCCGGGCGTGGCGTTCGGTTTCCAACTCGACACTGCGCAAGCATGGCGTCTTTTCTGGGGACTTTATAACCAAACCGGTGGTGGATATGATTTTTCTGCCGGACAGCGGGCACAGCTGGACATTGACAAAGCGGCCCAAGTAGTTGAGGCCGTTCACATGTGGATGGACGGCAAGTGCATGGCAAAAGACCAAGACTATGGCGGAGCTTTATCTGCTTTTAACGGAGGCAGGAATGCTCTGATTTTCTCCGGGGTTTGGGAGTTAAACGGATTCATTGAAAACGTACCTGCGCTTGCAGCCTCACCGACTCCCACTATGTTTGGTCAACCTGCCAACTACGCCGACTCGCATACCTACGTTTTGCCGACTAATCGCCGCATGACTGACGATCTTCGCCAAAAGACCTATGAATTCGTTGCAGCAATGCTGAAGTTGGGCGACCGCTGGGGCAAAGCCGGCCACATTCCTGGATATCTGCCTTCTCAGGAAAAGCCGGACTATCAGAAACTAGAGCTGCAAAATCAATATGCAGATGCAGCACAGACCGTGATCTTTGATCCACCTGTCTGGTATGCCGGGGCAGGAACTGACTTCCAAAATCGCATGTGCCAACACCTGATTGAAGGATTCCGAGGCACCACCGAGCCAAAACGAGTAATCGAGCAAATGCTTGAGACCGCATCGTCAATTGCCCAGCAACCTAATCCAACCGAGTAA
- a CDS encoding glycoside hydrolase family 2 protein, which yields MVNKQAEKKTSLDDVRERARKLAALLDGPADKESGSCKPEHPRPQFARKNWVNLNGQWEFEVDPGDSGRERGLLDRQLADSIEVPFAPESKMSGIENTDFLNAVWYRKTLTVPSEWKDDDIRPVLHFGAVDHDTTVWVNGVEVARHRGGFTPFDADLDGVVGAGEEATVVVRARDLRGMPQARGKQATWYDSTHCQYTRTTGIWQTVWLEGVPREHIKSVKVFPNMGTQSFEVTASVSRSVCDGQLKVVVSEPEGDFVASAHVAVGKDLSPKVVVEIPAEKVRIWGPGDPELYRLTILLANEDGSIRDEISSYCGLRSISIKGNEFRINGKKIFQRLVLDQGYWPDSLMTAPSDDAIVEDIQLALSAGFNGARLHQKVFEERMMFWADMYGYLLWGEFGDWGVSGRGPLGYNQEPTASFVTQWIETLNRDISHPSIIGWCPLNETHQVLHDHITVLDDVTQGMYWATKLADPTRPVLDASGYSHRVRSADIYDSHSYEQDPAAFKREQAGLKDGKPYVNRVVLEDNTMPFADGRFSIDYDGQPFFVSEFGGIWWNEEEARNRRGNNDQAESWGYGDRVNSLEEFYERFEGLVQVLSCDSNMFGYCYTQLTDVFQEKNGIVNFDRTPKFDHEKLRAIQERTAAYEKE from the coding sequence ATGGTGAATAAGCAGGCTGAGAAAAAAACATCTCTGGATGACGTGCGTGAAAGAGCAAGAAAATTGGCCGCACTCCTAGATGGGCCCGCAGATAAGGAGAGTGGGTCATGTAAGCCTGAACACCCTAGACCTCAGTTTGCTCGGAAGAATTGGGTCAATCTCAATGGTCAATGGGAATTTGAGGTTGACCCTGGAGACTCTGGCCGTGAGCGGGGTTTGCTGGATCGGCAGTTAGCTGATTCTATCGAAGTCCCATTTGCGCCTGAGTCGAAAATGTCGGGAATTGAAAACACTGATTTCTTGAACGCGGTCTGGTATAGAAAAACGCTGACAGTTCCATCCGAATGGAAAGACGATGATATCCGACCGGTTTTGCATTTCGGAGCGGTCGATCACGATACGACGGTTTGGGTTAACGGAGTCGAGGTGGCACGGCATCGGGGCGGCTTTACACCATTCGACGCAGACTTGGATGGTGTGGTTGGTGCCGGTGAAGAGGCGACTGTTGTTGTTCGAGCTCGCGACTTACGCGGCATGCCTCAGGCTCGCGGAAAGCAGGCTACGTGGTATGACTCGACACACTGCCAATACACGCGTACGACAGGAATTTGGCAGACTGTTTGGCTGGAAGGCGTCCCGCGGGAGCATATTAAGTCAGTTAAGGTGTTTCCGAATATGGGAACGCAGAGCTTTGAAGTGACAGCTTCGGTTTCGAGGAGCGTATGTGATGGTCAACTGAAGGTCGTTGTGAGTGAGCCTGAGGGAGACTTTGTCGCGTCGGCCCACGTAGCAGTTGGGAAGGATCTATCTCCAAAAGTCGTAGTGGAGATTCCTGCTGAAAAAGTTCGTATATGGGGACCGGGAGATCCAGAACTATACCGACTGACGATACTGCTGGCAAACGAGGACGGATCGATCAGGGATGAAATTTCGTCGTATTGCGGTCTTCGTTCTATCTCAATTAAGGGCAACGAGTTCCGGATAAATGGGAAGAAGATTTTCCAGAGACTGGTCCTGGACCAGGGATATTGGCCAGATTCCTTGATGACTGCACCGAGTGATGATGCAATTGTCGAAGATATTCAACTGGCTCTTTCTGCCGGGTTTAACGGTGCGCGGCTTCATCAAAAGGTTTTCGAAGAGCGCATGATGTTTTGGGCCGATATGTACGGCTATCTTCTCTGGGGAGAATTCGGAGACTGGGGAGTTTCTGGTCGAGGACCTCTTGGATACAATCAGGAGCCTACTGCGTCGTTCGTTACGCAATGGATTGAAACACTTAACCGGGATATTTCACACCCAAGTATCATCGGATGGTGCCCATTAAATGAGACGCACCAAGTGCTGCATGATCACATCACAGTGCTGGATGATGTCACGCAGGGAATGTACTGGGCCACAAAGCTGGCAGATCCGACTCGCCCCGTGCTTGATGCATCCGGGTATTCGCATAGAGTCCGCAGCGCAGATATCTATGATTCGCATTCTTATGAGCAAGATCCTGCAGCGTTTAAACGTGAACAAGCAGGTTTGAAAGACGGAAAACCGTATGTCAATCGAGTGGTCTTGGAAGACAACACGATGCCCTTTGCAGATGGGCGTTTTTCGATTGATTACGACGGCCAGCCCTTCTTCGTGTCGGAATTTGGCGGCATCTGGTGGAATGAGGAAGAGGCAAGAAATCGACGAGGAAACAACGATCAAGCTGAATCGTGGGGCTACGGAGATAGGGTGAACAGTCTGGAGGAGTTTTACGAACGATTCGAGGGATTAGTACAAGTTCTCAGCTGCGACAGCAACATGTTTGGGTACTGCTACACCCAGCTGACAGATGTTTTCCAAGAGAAAAACGGAATCGTCAATTTCGATCGCACGCCCAAATTCGATCATGAAAAGCTGCGTGCCATTCAAGAAAGAACGGCAGCATATGAAAAAGAGTGA
- a CDS encoding LacI family DNA-binding transcriptional regulator has translation MKRATIKDVAARAGVSWKTVSNVMHGRPCVSPDTKDRVMAAVKDLNYIPNFSARDIRGHATRRIGLVIPHLTNPYFARLAEKFHIIANQADYTIEIELSGQHGEIERRYVLGQLSRSIDALIISPTLPDTTKRLVKRDDMPVVLLGEAVTDRGAMHHVSIDNVASAAELTRHLIGKNTQRVVFLGAQHGASSTGSERLIGVAAELDKAQISPDRRLFVSSAEWSREEGYRLTKQLIQSEKSLGKVGDVVIGGNDLLALGAMDAFREQRIRVGETVRVAGWDNIPESESSLPSLTTISPDLDSLARLALFLAVGDDRFLERASYSSVTTVGPGISFVVQHEMIIRESS, from the coding sequence GTGAAAAGAGCAACCATCAAAGACGTGGCAGCGCGCGCAGGTGTGTCGTGGAAAACGGTATCGAATGTCATGCACGGAAGACCATGCGTCAGCCCTGACACCAAAGATCGAGTAATGGCCGCAGTGAAAGATCTCAACTACATTCCGAATTTTTCCGCGCGCGATATTAGAGGTCATGCCACCAGAAGAATAGGGCTTGTAATACCACATTTGACTAACCCATATTTCGCAAGGTTGGCAGAAAAGTTTCATATCATTGCAAATCAAGCAGATTATACTATAGAAATTGAATTGAGTGGACAACATGGTGAAATAGAGCGTCGCTATGTGTTAGGCCAATTATCACGATCAATAGATGCCTTGATTATTTCTCCAACTTTACCCGATACGACGAAGCGTCTAGTAAAACGAGATGATATGCCGGTTGTTCTTCTAGGCGAAGCAGTTACCGATCGTGGGGCAATGCATCACGTATCGATTGACAACGTGGCTAGTGCTGCTGAACTGACAAGGCATCTAATCGGAAAGAACACGCAGAGAGTTGTTTTCTTAGGGGCTCAACATGGTGCGTCGTCCACCGGATCTGAACGCCTCATAGGCGTCGCCGCCGAGTTGGACAAAGCGCAGATTTCTCCTGATAGGAGGTTGTTCGTCTCCAGTGCGGAATGGAGTCGCGAAGAGGGATATCGGTTGACAAAACAATTGATCCAGTCCGAAAAATCCCTGGGGAAAGTTGGAGATGTCGTTATTGGAGGAAATGATCTTCTTGCCCTGGGTGCTATGGATGCATTTCGTGAACAACGCATTCGGGTCGGTGAGACAGTGCGTGTAGCCGGGTGGGACAATATTCCAGAGAGTGAAAGCTCGTTGCCCTCACTTACTACTATTTCTCCTGATTTGGACTCCCTTGCACGTCTTGCATTGTTTCTGGCAGTTGGTGATGACCGATTTCTGGAGAGGGCAAGTTATAGCTCGGTTACTACTGTGGGGCCTGGCATTTCTTTTGTGGTTCAACATGAAATGATCATTAGAGAATCATCGTGA
- a CDS encoding molybdenum cofactor biosynthesis protein MoaE has product MPHVAVVTISDRSAAGVRTDRSGPLAQKLLSEYAQVSGVVIVPDDADAITAAIRDAVAGGANVVFTTGGTGFSTRDVTPEATMPLLSKRAEGVEAALRSNPEVPAAALSRGVSGVIECEGRRAFVVNAPGSTGGVRDAVAVVGPLISHITEQLADADHTAPAEQIGQSAHQRATHAIQSRGVSDGSDARVVIAEVTDQPIDVTALQEAVRDSQAGAVVLFDGRVRNHDDGKGVVSIDYEAHPDAGIVIERIARRCAHGSGAIKLAVQHRYGHLEVGDVAFAAAASAAHRREAFALLESAVEQVKAELPVWKKQEFVDGSHEWTGSA; this is encoded by the coding sequence ATGCCTCATGTTGCGGTGGTCACGATATCTGACAGGTCTGCGGCCGGAGTTCGAACCGACCGTTCCGGGCCGCTCGCACAGAAATTGCTGAGCGAATATGCGCAAGTCAGCGGTGTGGTCATCGTCCCTGACGACGCTGACGCAATTACCGCCGCGATCAGGGATGCTGTTGCCGGCGGAGCCAACGTCGTGTTCACCACGGGCGGCACAGGCTTTTCCACGCGTGACGTCACTCCCGAGGCGACCATGCCACTGTTGTCGAAGCGGGCCGAGGGCGTCGAGGCGGCTTTGCGTTCCAATCCGGAGGTTCCAGCTGCCGCGTTGTCACGCGGGGTGTCAGGCGTCATCGAGTGTGAGGGGCGGCGCGCTTTCGTTGTCAACGCTCCTGGGTCAACGGGCGGAGTGCGCGATGCTGTGGCCGTAGTCGGCCCGCTGATCTCGCACATCACCGAGCAACTTGCTGACGCTGACCACACGGCGCCCGCCGAGCAGATCGGCCAGTCGGCTCATCAGCGTGCCACCCATGCGATCCAGAGCCGCGGGGTCAGCGACGGTTCAGATGCGCGCGTTGTGATCGCAGAAGTCACGGATCAGCCTATCGATGTGACCGCGTTGCAGGAAGCGGTGCGCGATTCTCAAGCAGGTGCCGTGGTTCTTTTTGATGGCCGGGTGCGCAACCATGATGACGGCAAGGGCGTGGTGTCGATTGACTATGAAGCGCATCCCGATGCCGGCATAGTGATTGAACGGATTGCCCGAAGATGTGCGCACGGGTCAGGTGCGATCAAGCTGGCGGTTCAGCATCGCTACGGTCACCTTGAGGTGGGTGACGTGGCGTTTGCGGCTGCGGCGTCGGCGGCGCACCGGCGCGAGGCGTTCGCCCTGCTGGAAAGTGCGGTTGAACAGGTCAAAGCCGAGTTGCCGGTGTGGAAAAAGCAGGAGTTTGTCGACGGCTCACACGAGTGGACAGGCAGCGCGTAG
- a CDS encoding carbohydrate ABC transporter permease, producing MKTQSKLASRGTVWFALPYMVVFTLFLITPIIWGIWMSFTNQSLASRNVKFVGLQNYIETLTSAEMWSSLGNTIFFTLISTIPLVMLSFILAYLVVTGLPGQWLWRLTFFAPYLLPVSVVTAMWGVMYANDFGFINGLLQHLGIDQIGWLSDNQVAMWSIALTTVWWTIGFNFLLYLSALQNIPDQIYEAAQVDGAGSWRRLISVTLPLMKSTTIMIVLLQILASLKVFDQIFLMTAGGPDGATRSIIQYIYDVGFSGYRVGYASAVSYVFFALIVLVSIIQITIVNHKPEEQR from the coding sequence ATGAAAACACAATCAAAACTAGCTTCCCGCGGAACAGTTTGGTTCGCACTTCCGTATATGGTCGTATTTACTCTTTTCCTGATTACTCCTATTATCTGGGGAATTTGGATGAGCTTCACGAACCAATCGCTAGCCTCACGAAACGTTAAGTTCGTAGGTCTTCAGAATTATATTGAAACCCTCACAAGCGCCGAAATGTGGTCCAGCCTTGGTAATACTATCTTTTTCACCCTCATTTCGACCATCCCTCTGGTGATGCTCTCCTTCATCCTCGCTTACCTCGTTGTCACAGGTTTACCTGGCCAATGGCTCTGGAGACTCACATTCTTCGCTCCGTACCTCCTGCCGGTATCTGTCGTTACCGCGATGTGGGGAGTGATGTATGCAAATGACTTTGGATTTATCAACGGGCTTTTACAGCATCTGGGAATTGATCAAATCGGCTGGCTCAGCGACAACCAAGTGGCAATGTGGTCAATTGCCCTTACGACCGTGTGGTGGACCATAGGATTCAATTTCCTCCTATACCTGTCAGCACTGCAAAACATACCCGATCAAATCTACGAAGCAGCGCAAGTTGACGGCGCTGGATCATGGAGACGTTTGATCTCAGTGACACTGCCCCTTATGAAGTCGACAACAATCATGATCGTCCTATTGCAGATTCTTGCATCGCTTAAAGTCTTCGATCAGATTTTCCTGATGACCGCTGGTGGACCAGATGGTGCGACACGTTCGATTATTCAGTACATATATGATGTCGGCTTCAGCGGATACCGCGTCGGGTACGCTTCAGCTGTTTCTTATGTTTTCTTTGCTCTGATCGTGCTTGTGTCAATCATTCAAATCACCATCGTTAATCACAAACCAGAGGAGCAACGATGA